From the genome of Prevotella herbatica, one region includes:
- a CDS encoding 3'-5' exonuclease, whose product MKKTIYSKFDKKLIPDLPAVLFTGRIITIISETDADKAVEYLLSCDILGVDTETRPTFHKGDQHKVALLQVSSKDTCFLFRLNCIGLTPSIIRLLEDKTVPKIGLSWHDDILSLHRRANFNPGYFIDLQNIVGKVGVKDLSLQKLYANLFHQKISKRQRLTNWEADVLNDKQKQYAATDAWTCINLYEEIVRLHISKEYDLITLEEPKSENIAHGLEVSSM is encoded by the coding sequence ATGAAAAAAACTATTTATAGTAAATTTGACAAGAAACTTATACCTGATCTTCCAGCCGTTCTTTTTACTGGTAGGATAATCACAATTATAAGTGAGACCGATGCCGATAAAGCGGTGGAATATTTGCTTTCATGCGATATTTTAGGTGTGGATACAGAAACTCGCCCAACTTTTCATAAGGGCGATCAACATAAAGTTGCCCTTCTTCAGGTGTCATCAAAAGATACTTGTTTTCTTTTCAGGTTGAATTGCATTGGATTGACACCTTCAATTATTCGGTTATTAGAAGATAAAACTGTGCCCAAAATTGGACTTTCATGGCATGATGATATACTGTCATTGCATCGTAGAGCTAATTTTAATCCTGGATATTTTATTGATTTGCAGAATATTGTGGGTAAGGTCGGGGTTAAAGATTTAAGCTTACAAAAGCTTTACGCTAATCTGTTCCATCAGAAAATTAGCAAGAGGCAAAGACTCACAAACTGGGAAGCTGATGTGCTGAACGACAAGCAAAAACAATATGCAGCCACTGATGCGTGGACATGTATTAATCTGTATGAGGAGATTGTAAGATTGCATATTTCAAAAGAATATGACCTTATTACTTTGGAAGAGCCTAAATCTGAAAATATTGCACACGGCTTGGAAGTATCATCTATGTAA
- a CDS encoding alpha-isopropylmalate synthase regulatory domain-containing protein produces the protein MGERKQIEIMDCTLRDGEQTNGVSFLPHEKLMIARALLSDVKVDRIEIASAGVSEGEKDAVRMICRYAELNGVLNKVEVLGFVDGNKSVDWIHDCGCRVINLLAKGSLKHCELQLKKTIDEHIHDIVEVLDYAKKSNMQVNLYLEDWSSGMKDSPEYVFKLIDSLHDKNICRFLLPDTLGILSPTQTMDYISQVVERYPDVHFDFHAHNDYDMAVANSLAAVKAGVKGLHVTVNGLGERCGNAPLSSVHVVLKDMYAFSTNIDETSLVYITHLVEGYSGIAVAPNTPIVGDNVFTQVAGVHADGDNKDKLYCNDLVPERFGRHREYALGKNSGKANITQNLNELGLVLNPEQTKAVTQRITQLGDRKELVTQEDLPYIVSDVLKHSIPDEKVRLVSYMVSTSYGMRPIASLKVSINDVCYEADSTGDGQYDAFVKALRKVYKNNLNREFPLLDNYQVSIPPGGRTDALVQTIITWIKSDGKMFRTRGLDADQTEAAIKATIKMLNMIENPESR, from the coding sequence GGTTGATCGTATTGAGATAGCTTCTGCAGGTGTGTCTGAAGGTGAAAAGGATGCTGTACGCATGATTTGCCGTTATGCCGAACTTAATGGTGTGCTCAATAAGGTTGAGGTTCTTGGTTTTGTTGATGGTAATAAGTCGGTTGATTGGATACATGATTGTGGTTGTCGTGTCATAAATCTTTTGGCTAAAGGTAGTTTGAAGCATTGCGAATTGCAGCTGAAGAAAACTATAGATGAACATATTCATGATATAGTAGAAGTTCTTGATTATGCCAAAAAATCTAATATGCAAGTAAATCTTTATCTTGAAGACTGGTCTTCAGGTATGAAGGATTCTCCAGAATATGTTTTTAAGCTTATAGATTCTCTTCATGACAAGAATATATGTCGTTTTCTTTTGCCTGATACATTGGGGATATTGAGTCCTACTCAGACTATGGATTATATAAGTCAGGTCGTGGAACGTTATCCAGATGTTCATTTTGATTTCCATGCCCATAATGACTATGATATGGCTGTGGCTAATTCGCTTGCGGCAGTTAAGGCTGGTGTTAAAGGATTGCATGTCACTGTGAATGGGTTGGGAGAAAGATGTGGTAATGCTCCATTATCGTCTGTGCATGTTGTATTGAAAGATATGTATGCTTTCTCTACCAATATAGATGAAACTTCATTGGTTTATATAACTCACCTTGTAGAGGGCTATAGTGGTATTGCTGTAGCACCAAATACTCCTATCGTTGGTGATAATGTTTTTACTCAGGTTGCTGGTGTCCATGCTGACGGTGATAATAAAGATAAGCTTTATTGCAATGATTTGGTTCCAGAAAGATTTGGACGTCATCGCGAATATGCCCTTGGTAAAAATTCTGGTAAAGCAAATATTACTCAGAATCTTAATGAACTAGGACTTGTACTTAATCCTGAACAGACAAAGGCGGTGACACAGCGCATCACTCAGCTTGGCGACAGAAAAGAATTAGTTACTCAGGAGGATTTACCATATATTGTCTCAGATGTGTTGAAACATAGTATTCCTGATGAGAAAGTTAGACTTGTAAGTTACATGGTGTCAACCTCTTATGGTATGCGACCTATAGCAAGTCTTAAGGTCTCAATAAACGATGTCTGCTATGAAGCAGACTCCACTGGTGACGGACAGTATGATGCATTTGTTAAGGCTTTACGTAAAGTTTATAAGAATAATCTCAATAGGGAGTTTCCTTTGTTGGATAACTATCAGGTTAGTATTCCTCCTGGTGGACGCACGGATGCCTTGGTGCAGACTATTATTACATGGATTAAAAGTGATGGTAAGATGTTCCGTACTAGAGGACTTGATGCTGACCAGACTGAGGCTGCCATTAAGGCAACAATAAAGATGCTCAATATGATTGAGAATCCTGAAAGTAGATAA
- a CDS encoding FtsK/SpoIIIE family DNA translocase, translating into MARKKSDRKPKNIGEAVGFRNIFNSEKTDFLLGLVLLLLAIYTIIVMVSYLSTGQADQSLLDNLRPGEWINTNREFANYGSSIGAILAYELMYVNFGLPSFLIPAFIILAGLKMMAIYKINLWKWFFGTMLVMIWSSVTFAKFLTPIMGNFIFNPGGNHGLYCVQHLENIVGPPGLTVILFFTAIAFLTYLSAETIQVVRKAMNPVKYLTSKVKFTVTNHEPKTENTEINTENNDKVDIEEEPQDGIDIPENMPEDIPSPIVDLTDFGNVISTKTDNLPENILPAAAVTKINDNDANANKLTIEVAKDEEKADGKEVNIEQILSTPIDPLEPFTRYKKPTLDLLKKYDNDGKPNVDMEEIKANNARIVEVLNSFGVSIKEIKATVGPTITLYEITPAEGVRISKIRNLEDDIALSLSALGIRIIAPIPGKGTIGIEVPNNKPQIVSMESILNSKKFKETKMELPLALGKTITNEVFMVDLAKIPHLLVAGATGQGKSVGLNAIITSLLYKKHPNELKFVLVDPKKVEFSVYHKISDYFMACLPENDEEPIITDVTKVVRTLNSLCGLMDHRYDLLKIAGAKNIKEYNAKFVNHKLDLTKGHEYMPYIVVVIDEFGDLIMTAGKEIELPIARIAQLARAVGIHMVIATQRPTTKIITGNIKANFPGRMAFRVSSQIDSRTILDRSGANQLIGRGDLLFLNGNEPVRVQCAFVDTPEIENINEYICGQPGPVEPMELPEPVDDGNNGGISAGNTDISNLDPYFEEAAHAIVLSQQGSTSMIQRRFSIGYNRAGRLMDQLEHVGIVGSAQGSKPREVLIQDENQLNTLLRQLRSE; encoded by the coding sequence ATGGCAAGAAAAAAATCTGACCGCAAACCAAAAAACATAGGAGAAGCAGTTGGCTTTAGAAATATTTTCAACAGTGAAAAAACAGACTTCCTTTTAGGGCTAGTTTTGTTGTTATTGGCAATATATACTATTATTGTAATGGTATCATATTTATCAACAGGTCAAGCCGATCAAAGCTTGCTAGACAATTTGCGTCCAGGTGAATGGATTAACACAAACAGAGAGTTTGCCAATTATGGAAGTTCCATAGGTGCTATTTTAGCCTACGAACTAATGTACGTAAACTTTGGCTTACCTTCATTTCTGATACCTGCATTTATAATACTTGCGGGACTGAAGATGATGGCGATATATAAAATCAATCTATGGAAATGGTTCTTCGGGACAATGCTTGTAATGATTTGGAGTTCAGTGACTTTTGCCAAGTTTTTAACTCCTATTATGGGTAATTTTATATTCAACCCGGGTGGAAATCATGGCCTTTATTGTGTGCAGCATCTAGAAAACATTGTAGGTCCTCCTGGACTTACCGTAATATTATTTTTTACAGCAATTGCCTTCCTTACATATCTTAGTGCGGAGACTATCCAAGTAGTAAGAAAAGCGATGAATCCGGTAAAATATCTCACTTCAAAAGTTAAGTTTACAGTAACAAATCACGAGCCTAAAACTGAAAACACAGAAATAAACACCGAAAATAATGATAAGGTTGACATAGAAGAAGAACCTCAAGACGGTATTGACATACCTGAAAATATGCCAGAGGACATCCCTTCACCTATTGTTGACCTCACAGACTTTGGAAATGTGATAAGTACTAAAACAGACAACTTGCCAGAAAATATATTGCCTGCAGCTGCCGTTACCAAAATAAATGATAACGATGCCAATGCTAATAAATTAACGATTGAAGTCGCTAAAGATGAAGAAAAAGCAGATGGTAAGGAAGTCAATATTGAACAAATATTAAGCACACCAATAGACCCATTAGAGCCTTTTACCAGATATAAGAAGCCTACACTTGACCTTCTAAAGAAGTATGACAACGACGGAAAGCCAAATGTTGACATGGAAGAGATAAAGGCAAACAACGCAAGAATTGTTGAAGTACTAAATAGTTTCGGTGTCTCTATAAAAGAAATTAAAGCAACAGTAGGTCCTACTATTACACTGTACGAAATAACACCTGCTGAAGGAGTAAGAATATCAAAGATTCGAAATCTTGAAGATGACATAGCATTGAGCCTTTCGGCTCTTGGTATCCGTATCATTGCGCCAATCCCAGGAAAAGGCACGATTGGTATTGAAGTTCCAAACAATAAGCCACAAATTGTTTCTATGGAAAGTATCCTTAATTCTAAAAAGTTTAAGGAAACAAAAATGGAATTACCGCTTGCACTTGGTAAAACGATTACCAATGAAGTATTTATGGTTGATTTGGCTAAAATACCTCATTTGCTTGTGGCTGGTGCAACAGGACAAGGTAAGTCTGTAGGTCTGAATGCCATCATCACATCCCTGCTCTATAAAAAGCATCCCAACGAACTTAAATTCGTTCTTGTTGACCCTAAGAAGGTTGAATTTAGCGTATATCATAAGATATCAGACTATTTCATGGCTTGTCTGCCTGAAAATGATGAAGAACCGATAATTACTGACGTCACAAAGGTTGTAAGGACTCTTAACAGTTTATGCGGACTTATGGACCACAGATATGATCTACTTAAGATTGCTGGGGCAAAAAACATAAAAGAATACAACGCAAAGTTTGTAAATCATAAGTTAGATCTCACAAAAGGACATGAATACATGCCGTATATCGTTGTCGTGATTGATGAGTTTGGCGACTTAATTATGACTGCTGGTAAAGAGATTGAACTTCCTATAGCCCGTATAGCCCAGTTAGCTCGTGCTGTTGGTATCCACATGGTTATTGCGACACAGAGACCAACAACAAAGATTATTACTGGTAATATCAAAGCCAATTTCCCTGGACGTATGGCTTTCCGCGTAAGCTCACAAATTGACTCACGCACTATCCTAGACCGTTCAGGAGCTAACCAACTTATAGGACGTGGTGACTTGCTATTCCTTAACGGAAACGAGCCTGTTCGTGTGCAATGCGCATTTGTTGACACTCCCGAAATTGAGAACATCAATGAGTATATCTGTGGGCAACCTGGCCCGGTTGAACCTATGGAATTGCCAGAACCTGTTGATGATGGTAATAATGGTGGCATAAGCGCAGGTAATACAGACATATCTAATTTGGATCCATATTTTGAGGAAGCAGCACATGCAATTGTACTTTCGCAACAAGGATCAACAAGTATGATACAAAGACGCTTCTCAATAGGATATAACAGAGCAGGACGTTTGATGGATCAACTTGAACATGTAGGAATTGTTGGTTCAGCTCAAGGAAGTAAACCTCGTGAAGTTTTAATTCAAGACGAAAATCAGCTAAACACCCTACTCCGTCAACTAAGAAGTGAATAA
- a CDS encoding GH25 family lysozyme: MKKLNIYIVISFTLLCAACGEMKVGKSFSYGIIKQGNSIYKGIVNKGKKDGKGVFTDSLKRTFTGIWHNDTLTSGTRIDSAGIYVGQLNANGNAFGHGIYKSKDGFIYEGHWENDQKDGFGMAILSNNKLKIGEWKNNKYKGERPYYTSERIYGIDISKYQHMVGRKRYRINWNQLRITSLGTLSKKRITGKIDYPISFIYIKSTEGKKLFNPYYKKDYHAARAKGFYTGTYHYFSPSTPARLQAYNFLRRSYIRKGDLPPVLDIEPLPSQINKIGGAGVLFKNIRIWLRIVEHNTGSRPILYISQSFVNRYLPLAPDLERDYLVWIARYGEYKPDVHLVYWQLCPDGKVNGIHPKVDINVFNGYRGEFNKFVSKHTL; encoded by the coding sequence TTGAAAAAATTAAATATATATATAGTGATATCATTTACTCTATTATGCGCTGCATGTGGAGAAATGAAAGTTGGTAAAAGCTTTAGTTACGGAATCATTAAACAAGGCAATTCTATATATAAGGGCATCGTAAATAAAGGTAAGAAAGATGGCAAGGGAGTCTTCACGGATTCTCTTAAACGAACATTTACTGGTATCTGGCATAATGACACATTAACTAGTGGTACCCGTATTGATTCAGCTGGCATATATGTTGGACAACTTAATGCTAATGGCAATGCTTTTGGGCATGGCATTTACAAATCTAAAGACGGTTTCATATATGAAGGACATTGGGAAAATGACCAAAAAGATGGATTTGGTATGGCTATACTTTCCAACAACAAACTAAAGATTGGTGAATGGAAAAACAACAAATACAAAGGTGAGCGCCCTTATTACACAAGCGAGCGAATATACGGAATTGACATATCAAAATACCAGCATATGGTTGGCAGAAAAAGATATAGAATAAACTGGAACCAATTGCGTATAACAAGTCTTGGGACATTAAGCAAAAAGCGAATTACAGGAAAAATAGACTACCCAATAAGCTTTATATATATAAAAAGTACTGAAGGGAAAAAGCTTTTCAATCCCTACTACAAAAAAGATTATCATGCAGCCAGAGCTAAAGGATTTTATACAGGAACTTACCATTACTTCTCTCCTAGCACACCAGCAAGACTTCAGGCGTATAATTTTCTTAGACGATCATATATCAGAAAGGGAGATCTCCCCCCAGTACTTGATATTGAACCCTTACCATCACAGATAAATAAGATTGGTGGCGCTGGTGTACTATTCAAGAACATAAGGATATGGCTCAGAATTGTAGAACACAATACAGGAAGCAGACCTATTCTATATATAAGCCAATCATTCGTAAACAGGTATCTACCATTAGCACCTGATTTAGAAAGAGACTATCTTGTATGGATAGCAAGATATGGAGAATACAAACCTGATGTGCATTTGGTATATTGGCAGTTATGTCCTGACGGAAAGGTAAATGGAATACACCCTAAAGTAGATATAAACGTATTTAATGGTTATAGAGGTGAATTCAATAAGTTTGTCTCTAAGCATACGCTATAA
- a CDS encoding LolA-like putative outer membrane lipoprotein chaperone — protein sequence MKKIALISLMMLLTLCVSAQNAAQAARILDKTASVIGGKGGASANFSVSGKSLGAASGTIAIKGNKFYAHTPKTTVWFNGKTQWTYMNTTNEVNVTNPNEAKQAQMNPYKFITIYKTGYNLSMKSVGGSYQIHMTAQNKQRSLQELYITINKKTYTPSNVRMLQGKNWTTINITNFKARNQSDNIFSFNSKDYPKAEIIDLR from the coding sequence ATGAAAAAAATTGCTCTTATTTCATTAATGATGCTACTCACTTTATGTGTGTCAGCTCAAAACGCGGCTCAGGCAGCAAGAATACTAGACAAAACAGCTAGTGTTATTGGAGGCAAAGGAGGCGCAAGTGCTAACTTTTCAGTCAGTGGCAAAAGCCTTGGCGCAGCATCAGGAACTATTGCCATAAAAGGTAACAAGTTTTATGCCCACACTCCAAAGACCACAGTATGGTTCAATGGAAAAACACAATGGACATACATGAACACCACAAACGAAGTTAATGTTACAAATCCTAATGAAGCAAAACAGGCTCAGATGAATCCATATAAGTTCATTACTATATATAAGACTGGCTACAATCTAAGCATGAAATCTGTTGGTGGTTCTTACCAAATACACATGACTGCCCAAAACAAGCAACGTAGTCTTCAGGAACTTTACATCACAATCAACAAGAAAACATATACTCCTAGCAATGTTAGAATGTTGCAAGGTAAGAACTGGACAACAATTAATATCACAAACTTTAAGGCAAGAAATCAGAGCGACAATATATTCTCTTTCAATTCAAAGGACTATCCAAAGGCTGAAATTATTGACTTGAGATAA
- the tilS gene encoding tRNA lysidine(34) synthetase TilS — MLNKFALRVKRYVEINHLLSANGRYLVALSGGSDSVALLRVMIDLGYCVEAMHCNFHLRGEESDRDEKFCENLCNEQNVPFHRVHFDTKSYASLHKVSIEMAARELRYDYFEKLRKDLSADAILVAHHRDDSVETLLINLIRGTGLHGLQGISSRNGYIIRPLLDVSRNDIIDYLNSIQQNYVTDSSNNVDDVTRNKIRLNIIPLLNQINPSASADIAKTANRIRQAACIFDEAIKKCIDEVVVKKTSSCTYIDIDRLKSMISSEYVLYSIIHDYSFTPSQIEQISENLDAPSGKIWTSKSHNLLIDRGMIIINSINVDDNQNKIMKIPETGNYYYNENLEFRFSVSEIDSDFKPSKISEVVTLDADKVNFPLVIRHIKNADRFVPFGMNGSKLLSDFLTDNKLTLFDKQKQLVIEDNEGNIVWVVGLRTDNRFKIIKGSSHCLKIEMRRHI; from the coding sequence ATGTTGAATAAATTTGCACTGCGTGTTAAGCGATATGTCGAGATAAATCATTTGCTTAGTGCAAATGGTCGTTATCTTGTTGCCCTAAGCGGTGGAAGTGACAGCGTAGCTCTTCTTCGTGTCATGATTGACTTGGGGTATTGCGTTGAAGCCATGCATTGCAATTTTCATCTTCGTGGTGAAGAGTCAGATAGGGATGAGAAGTTTTGTGAGAACTTATGTAATGAACAAAATGTTCCATTCCATCGTGTTCATTTTGATACAAAATCTTATGCTTCATTGCATAAGGTTAGTATTGAAATGGCTGCACGTGAATTACGATATGATTATTTTGAGAAGCTGCGTAAAGATCTATCTGCTGATGCTATATTAGTAGCTCATCATCGTGATGACAGTGTTGAGACGCTGCTTATAAATCTTATTCGTGGAACTGGATTGCATGGATTACAGGGAATTTCATCTAGGAATGGTTATATTATAAGGCCTCTCCTAGATGTTAGTCGCAACGATATTATTGATTACTTAAATTCTATTCAACAAAACTATGTTACCGATAGTTCCAATAATGTTGATGATGTTACGCGCAACAAGATCAGGCTTAATATAATTCCTCTATTAAATCAAATTAATCCTTCTGCAAGTGCTGATATTGCAAAAACTGCAAATAGAATTAGACAAGCTGCTTGTATATTTGATGAAGCTATAAAAAAATGTATTGATGAGGTTGTTGTGAAAAAAACAAGCTCGTGCACATATATAGATATAGATAGACTGAAATCAATGATTTCATCGGAGTATGTTTTATATTCGATTATTCATGACTATTCATTTACTCCATCGCAAATCGAACAGATTTCAGAAAACTTAGATGCTCCATCAGGTAAAATTTGGACGTCAAAATCGCATAACTTGTTGATAGATAGAGGTATGATAATCATTAATAGTATAAATGTTGATGATAATCAGAATAAGATTATGAAGATTCCTGAGACGGGCAATTATTATTATAATGAAAACTTAGAGTTTCGTTTTAGTGTTTCTGAAATTGATTCTGATTTTAAACCAAGTAAAATATCAGAAGTTGTTACTTTAGATGCAGATAAAGTTAACTTTCCACTTGTTATTCGTCATATAAAAAATGCCGATAGATTCGTACCTTTTGGAATGAACGGTAGTAAATTACTTAGCGATTTCCTAACTGATAATAAGTTAACGCTTTTTGATAAACAGAAACAGCTTGTTATAGAAGATAACGAAGGCAATATCGTTTGGGTTGTTGGACTTAGAACAGACAACAGATTTAAGATAATTAAAGGATCATCACATTGTCTCAAGATCGAAATGCGTAGACATATTTGA
- the leuB gene encoding 3-isopropylmalate dehydrogenase, which yields MNLKIAVLAGDGIGPEIMKQGVAVLNEVAAKFNHKFTYTEALCGAHAIDEVGDPFPDDTFKVCMDADAVLFAAVGDPKFDNNPTAKVRPEQGLLAMRKKLGLFANVRPVATFECLLHKSPLKDELLRGADFVVIRELTGGMYFGEKYQDNDKAYDTDIYTRPEIERILKVAFDTAMKRNKHLTVVDKANVLASSRLWRLIAKEMETSYPEVNTDYMFIDNASMRVLTEPTFFDVIVTENTFGDILTDETSCITGSMGLQPSASLGEHTPLFEPVHGSWPQATGKNIANPIAQILSAAMLLEHFGLNTEGQLIRKAVDASLDANVRTPEIQVEGGNTYGTTEVGKWIADYIKNN from the coding sequence ATGAATTTAAAGATTGCTGTTTTGGCCGGTGATGGTATCGGACCGGAGATAATGAAACAAGGTGTTGCTGTATTAAATGAAGTAGCAGCTAAGTTTAACCACAAGTTTACATACACAGAAGCTCTTTGCGGTGCTCATGCTATTGATGAAGTTGGAGATCCTTTTCCTGACGATACATTTAAAGTTTGCATGGATGCTGATGCTGTATTATTTGCTGCTGTAGGTGATCCTAAGTTTGATAATAATCCAACTGCTAAGGTTCGTCCAGAGCAGGGTCTGCTTGCAATGCGCAAGAAGTTGGGGCTTTTTGCCAATGTACGTCCTGTTGCTACTTTTGAGTGTCTTCTTCATAAGTCTCCTTTGAAGGATGAACTGTTGAGAGGTGCTGATTTTGTGGTAATTCGTGAACTTACTGGTGGTATGTATTTTGGTGAGAAGTATCAGGATAATGACAAGGCATATGATACAGATATTTACACACGCCCAGAAATTGAACGCATCTTGAAGGTTGCTTTTGATACAGCGATGAAGCGTAATAAGCATCTTACAGTTGTTGACAAGGCTAATGTTCTTGCTTCAAGTCGTCTTTGGAGATTGATAGCTAAGGAAATGGAAACATCTTATCCTGAAGTAAACACAGATTACATGTTTATTGATAATGCATCAATGCGTGTCCTTACAGAGCCTACATTCTTTGATGTTATTGTTACAGAAAATACCTTTGGTGACATTCTTACAGATGAAACAAGTTGTATTACTGGTTCTATGGGACTTCAACCATCTGCAAGTCTTGGTGAGCATACTCCTTTGTTTGAACCTGTTCATGGAAGTTGGCCTCAGGCTACCGGTAAAAATATTGCTAATCCTATCGCTCAGATTCTTTCTGCTGCAATGCTTCTTGAGCACTTCGGACTTAACACAGAGGGACAACTTATCCGTAAGGCTGTGGATGCAAGTCTTGACGCAAATGTACGTACTCCTGAAATTCAGGTTGAAGGTGGCAACACTTACGGAACTACAGAAGTAGGAAAATGGATAGCTGATTATATAAAGAATAATTAA
- a CDS encoding class I SAM-dependent rRNA methyltransferase, translating into MYKSIYLKKGKEESLKRFHPWIFSGAIHHMDDGINEGEIVRVITVSGDFIAVGHYQIGSIAVRVLSFRDIEINHEFWCSRLKSAFETRKSINAADNPSNNTYRLVHGEGDNLPGLIIDCYGETAVMQAHSVGMHLCRNEVSKALIEVIGDRIKNIYYKSETTLPFKADLGQENGFIYGSTDNDIAVENGLKFHVDWLRGQKTGFFVDQRENRSLLEKYAKGRSVLNMFCYTGGFSVYAMRGEAKLVHSVDSSAKAIELTNNNIELNFPGDTRHEAFCEDAFKYLENNDDKYDLIILDPPAFAKHRAALHNALKGYTRLNVKGFQKIKHGGILFTFSCSQVVTKDNFRNAVFTAAAQAGRKVRILHQLHQPADHPINIYHPEGEYLKGLVLYVE; encoded by the coding sequence ATGTATAAATCAATATACCTTAAAAAAGGTAAGGAAGAATCGCTGAAACGCTTTCATCCTTGGATATTCTCAGGAGCCATACATCACATGGATGATGGTATTAATGAGGGAGAAATAGTACGAGTTATTACTGTTTCTGGTGATTTTATTGCTGTAGGACACTATCAGATTGGCTCTATTGCTGTGAGAGTGCTTTCTTTCAGAGATATAGAAATAAATCATGAATTCTGGTGCTCAAGACTGAAAAGTGCATTTGAGACACGAAAAAGTATAAATGCAGCTGATAATCCTTCAAATAATACTTATCGACTGGTTCATGGTGAAGGTGACAACTTGCCTGGGTTGATTATTGATTGCTATGGGGAAACCGCTGTTATGCAGGCTCATAGTGTAGGAATGCACTTGTGCCGCAATGAAGTGTCAAAGGCACTTATTGAAGTTATTGGTGATAGAATTAAAAACATTTATTATAAGAGTGAAACTACGCTTCCGTTTAAGGCAGATTTAGGACAGGAAAATGGTTTTATCTACGGTTCCACCGATAATGATATAGCAGTTGAGAATGGGTTGAAATTCCATGTTGATTGGCTTCGTGGACAGAAAACAGGTTTCTTTGTTGATCAAAGAGAAAACAGAAGCCTATTGGAAAAATACGCAAAAGGACGTAGTGTTCTTAATATGTTTTGTTACACTGGTGGCTTTTCTGTTTATGCTATGCGTGGTGAAGCTAAGTTGGTACATTCTGTAGATAGTAGTGCAAAGGCTATAGAACTTACAAATAATAATATAGAACTTAATTTTCCTGGCGATACCCGTCATGAGGCCTTTTGTGAAGATGCATTTAAGTATTTGGAGAATAATGATGATAAGTATGATCTTATTATTCTTGACCCTCCAGCTTTTGCCAAGCATCGTGCTGCATTACATAATGCATTAAAGGGATATACTAGATTGAATGTAAAAGGTTTCCAAAAAATCAAGCATGGTGGTATTCTTTTTACTTTTAGTTGCTCGCAGGTTGTTACTAAAGATAACTTCAGAAATGCGGTGTTCACAGCCGCTGCACAAGCAGGACGTAAGGTGAGAATTTTGCATCAACTTCACCAACCGGCTGATCATCCTATTAATATTTATCACCCTGAAGGAGAATACCTTAAAGGGTTAGTGCTATATGTTGAATAA
- a CDS encoding nucleoside 2-deoxyribosyltransferase domain-containing protein produces MKRRKFYIFCLFIMSFMISKQVHGQVIMHHPHESISCDTTGIRKIFLAGTIDMGSSVDWQQNVIEYFKNKGGRWLLFNPRQEHWNGSKAGEMDYQVNWELSHLEEADFIIMNILGTSKSPISLLELGLFAHSKKIAVVCNSTFYRYDNVRITCKRYGIPLYKTLDELLYNEIK; encoded by the coding sequence ATGAAAAGAAGAAAGTTTTATATATTCTGTTTGTTTATAATGTCATTTATGATCTCCAAACAAGTTCATGGACAGGTAATTATGCATCATCCTCATGAGTCTATATCTTGCGACACCACAGGTATTCGTAAGATATTTCTTGCTGGTACAATAGATATGGGCAGCAGTGTTGATTGGCAGCAGAATGTTATTGAGTATTTTAAGAATAAGGGTGGAAGATGGCTTTTATTTAATCCAAGGCAAGAGCATTGGAATGGTAGTAAGGCTGGAGAAATGGATTATCAGGTGAACTGGGAGCTGTCTCATTTGGAAGAGGCTGATTTTATTATTATGAATATTCTAGGAACAAGTAAATCTCCTATTTCTTTGTTGGAATTAGGCTTGTTTGCACATTCCAAAAAGATAGCTGTTGTGTGTAACAGTACTTTCTATAGATATGATAATGTTAGAATAACATGTAAAAGATATGGTATTCCATTATATAAAACGCTAGATGAATTACTTTATAATGAAATAAAGTGA